In Amaranthus tricolor cultivar Red isolate AtriRed21 chromosome 5, ASM2621246v1, whole genome shotgun sequence, a genomic segment contains:
- the LOC130813490 gene encoding uncharacterized protein LOC130813490 → MAESVNEITQNQLFTMEQMEQMFQMFQKFNKPSNPTENLSTVQLSEKLNYNNYTKWSRLMQIAINNRGKLNHITNEPPKITDPDYPQWARHDSIVISWIIENIDAEIVNQFIDCNTARDLWQGIENLLNSGRDELQIYDLSSTAATLRQGNTTIETYFGKLSMLWKEIDRRMPNPMTCPQDITAFNNFIQRQRLYQFLTGINENLDKERRDLLHMDPLPTMDVAYATIRREISRRKIMTSVSSQGLNPSEIGSGLAAMKNKNFPRNHESDDRQKLRCSHCGGSRHTKEGCFKLVGYPDWWDELQRRKAATKAPAYRTGGKAHLATVDHPGEITPSHEHSGMDTEKGEAVITEQVASKRRKEREMAVNQRERGKERDTSQPSQYPLNTKPTQPNKTQKKPYNTTQQLPAHSTQKLTQKYSAQTTQNNTQSQNFSLISHTSHSKWIFDCGATDTMTFDPHDLSVIHSTPRTHVQTANGATIPVYQAGPADISSSLRVNSCLLIPSLSHKLLSVNQLTKELHCTVVFNSDGCLVQDNLTGTILGRGTKQGGLYYVDETVKTGHSLLVRGTPKQQLWTWHRRLGHPSLGYLKRLFPSLRSCNLSLDCETCALAKSHKHSYSPS, encoded by the coding sequence ATGGCTGAATCAGTCAATGAAATAACACAAAATCAACTCTTTACCAtggaacaaatggaacaaatgttccaaATGTTTCAGAAGTTCAACAAACCAAGCAATCCCACAGAAAACCTATCCACTGTCCAATTATCAGAAAAACTAAACTACAATAACTACACCAAATGGAGTCGTCTAATGCAAATTGCCATTAACAATCGTGGTAAATTAAACCACATAACCAATGAACCTCCCAAAATAACTGATCCAGACTACCCACAATGGGCCAGACACGACTCTATTGTCATTTCATGGATTATTGAAAATATTGATGCTGAAATTGTTAACCAGTTCATTGATTGTAATACGGCTCGAGATTTATGGCAAGGtattgaaaatttgttaaacAGTGGCCGTGATGAACTCCAAATCTACGATCTGAGTTCAACGGCTGCAACTCTAAGGCAAGGAAATACGACAATCGAAACATATTTTGGCAAACTCAGCATGTTATGGAAAGAAATTGATAGACGGATGCCAAATCCCATGACTTGCCCTCAGGATATCACAGCATTCAACAATTTTATACAGAGACAGAGATTATACCAATTCCTCACAGGCATAAATGAAAATCTTGACAAAGAGAGAAGGGATTTACTGCACATGGATCCTTTACCGACAATGGATGTGGCCTATGCCACCATCAGACGAGAGATCTCACGCCGGAAAATCATGACCAGCGTCTCATCACAGGGATTAAACCCCTCAGAAATTGGATCAGGCCTAGCAGctatgaaaaacaaaaacttcCCTCGCAACCATGAAAGTGACGACCGGCAAAAACTCCGGTGTAGCCATTGTGGAGGATCACGCCATACTAAGGAAGGTTGTTTTAAGCTAGTTGGGTACCCTGATTGGTGGGATGAACTACAAAGAAGGAAggccgccaccaaggcaccggcgtatcggaccggcggcaaggccCACCTAGCCACTGTAGATCACCCCGGTGAGATCACACCATCACATGAACATTCAGGTATGGATACGGAGAAAGGGGAGGCAGTTATTACTGAACAGGTAGCAAGCAAAAGaagaaaggagagagaaatGGCCGTAAATCAGAGGGAAAGGGGAAAGGAAAGGGATACATCCCAACCCTCACAATACCCTTTAAATACTAAACCTACCCAACCcaacaaaacccaaaaaaaacctTATAATACCACCCAACAACTCCCGGCCCACTCCACACAAAAACTCACACAAAAATACTCGGCCCAAACCACCCAAAACAATACCCAATCCCAAAATTTTAGCCTCATAAGCCACACCTCTCACTCCAAATGGATTTTTGACTGTGGAGCTACCGATACTATGACTTTTGACCCACATGATTTGTCCGTAATACATTCTACTCCTCGTACCCATGTCCAAACTGCAAATGGTGCGACTATCCCGGTTTATCAAGCTGGGCCAGCTGATATTTCATCATCTCTTCGTGTCAATAGTTGCTTATTAATTCCCAGTCtttctcataaattattatctGTTAATCAGCTAACCAAAGAGCTTCATTGTACAGTCGTGTTTAATTCTGATGGTTGTCTTGTGCAGGATAATCTGACGGGGACGATTCTTGGGCGTGGTACTAAGCAAGGTGGATTGTACTATGTGGACGAGACGGTCAAAACGGGTCATTCACTACTTGTTCGCGGGACTCCCAAACAACAACTTTGGACTTGGCATCGACGTTTAGGTCATCCTTCCCTAGGTTACTTAAAACGTCTTTTTCCGTCTCTTCGTAGTTGTAATTTGTCTTTGGATTGTGAGACTTGTGCTCTGGCtaaaagtcataaacattcGTACTCTCCTAGTTGA